From the Thomasclavelia ramosa DSM 1402 genome, the window TTAGAACAATATGTGCTAATTATAATGTTAAAGAAGTGAGAACTCCTATTTTTGAACACACCGAGTTATTCACTCGTGCAGTTGGCGATACAACTGATGTAGTAAGTAAAGAAATGTATACTTTCGCTGATAAAAAGGGGCGTTCAATTACATTACGACCTGAAGGAACAGCTGGAGTTGCGAGAGCTTATGTAGAAAATAAAATGTTTTCTAATCCTGATAAAATTAGTAAATTATATTATATTGGACCAATGTTTAGATATGAACGTCCTCAAAATGGGCGGCAACGTCAGTTTCACCAATTCGGGGTAGAAATGATTGGTTATGAATCACCATATTTAGATGTTGAATGTATGACAATGGCAGTAACATTAGTCGAGGCTTTAGGGTTACAAGGTGTCAAATTACATATAAATACTCTTGGTGATGGTGATAGTCGTGATGCTTATCGTGAAGCTTTGAAAGCACACTTTGCACCATATTTAGATGATTTATGTCAAGATTGTAAAAATCGTTATGAAGCAAATCCGTTAAGAATTTTAGATTGTAAAGTAGATCATAATCATCCAGCGATGGCAAATGCGCCAAAAACAGTTGATTATTTAAGTGAAGCGGCTAAGGCACATTTTACCAAAGTATGTGAGTTATTAGATGATCTAGAAATTGAATATGTTGTTGATACAAATTTAGTGCGTGGTTTAGATTATTACTGTCATACAGTTTTTGAAGTAATATCTGATGATCCACGCTTAGGTGCAGGAGCCACTGTTGGTGGCGGTGGTCGTTATAATGGCTTAGTACAGGAATTAGGGGGACCAGAAGCACCTGGAGTTGGATTTGCTTTTGGAATGGAACGATTATTGATTGCTATGGATGAAGAATTAGAAGAACCTGAGGGGTTGGATGTG encodes:
- the hisS gene encoding histidine--tRNA ligase yields the protein MMYKAPRGTVDILPEKSAKWQTLEQLIRTICANYNVKEVRTPIFEHTELFTRAVGDTTDVVSKEMYTFADKKGRSITLRPEGTAGVARAYVENKMFSNPDKISKLYYIGPMFRYERPQNGRQRQFHQFGVEMIGYESPYLDVECMTMAVTLVEALGLQGVKLHINTLGDGDSRDAYREALKAHFAPYLDDLCQDCKNRYEANPLRILDCKVDHNHPAMANAPKTVDYLSEAAKAHFTKVCELLDDLEIEYVVDTNLVRGLDYYCHTVFEVISDDPRLGAGATVGGGGRYNGLVQELGGPEAPGVGFAFGMERLLIAMDEELEEPEGLDVYVMPMGDEARDLAVQITAMLRANGFSVDMDYQGRSLKAQFKTVDRLNSHFAMIIGDQEIADEVVNIKCTHSKTQDIVPIENIVAYIENHMEGHVHE